The sequence below is a genomic window from Anaerolineae bacterium.
GGCCTCGTCCTCATAGGCGCGGGCGGCCAATGCCGGCTCCCGCACTCTCCCGAAGCTGGGAACGCTCTGCGGCCCGCGGGTGATGCGCCATGCGAACGGCGCCTCCGCCAGCGGATGAAGGAGCGCCGGCTCCAACGTCCGCAGTTCGGCAATCGCCCCTTCCCAGGCCGCGAGCATGTCCGGATAAGGCAGGGCATATTCCAGGGAGTACCAGTCAATGCCGCTGGCGCCGGCGATGAGGGCGGTATAGGCGTCGGCGCGCACGGCGGTCGCGTCGGGGTGGCCGGCGTACGTGCCGGCGGTATCCCCATCCTGGAACGCCTCGGCGTCGAAGAACTGCGGCACGGCGATGACCCCTTTGCCGGCGCGCTGAGCGGCCAGGCCGGCATTGTGCACCCGGGTGTAGAGGGCGGCGCGGGGGATGCGGTAGTATTCGGGATAGGCGCCGGCAAAGATGAGGTCGCAGATATCGGTCCAGCCGGCGAAGTACTCCTCTGTCGCTCCCTCGGCCAGGTATACCCCGATGGGATGGCGGCCGGCGTCGTGCTTCTTCACCAGCTCATACAGCCGCTTCCAGCGCCCATGGTCGGAGGCGCTTTTGGGCTCTTCCGGCAGGTACCAGAGCTGTAGCGCGGGATGGGACGCCAGCGGCCCGAGATACGCGGCGATATCTTCCTCTTTGGCGTTCAGGAACGATGGGGAGAGGGAAACCCGGACGCGCAGGCCGAGGGCGTGGGCGGCGTCCATGTAGGCGAGGGTGGCTTGCAGTTCCGCCGGCGGCATGGCCACCACGCGCACGCCGGCCGCCGCGGCCCTCGGCAGAGCGGCCGGCGCGACGCCGTACGCGCCCAGGTACAGGAAATCGGCCGGCGCCGGCGTGACGGTGGGCTGGCCCGGGGACGTCGGGGGCGCCGGCGGAGTGGGAGTGGCCGGCGGCCAGATGGGCTGGCAGGCCCACAGGCCGGCCAGGGCGATGCAGGCCAGCAGGCCGGCCAGCCCGATACGCGTCATCGAAGCCCCTCCGTCATGGCTGTATCAGCGGGAAGAGCACCTGGGTCACGGCGAAGGCCCATACCCCGACCCGCTGTCCCTGTTCGTCAATGTACCATACGTCAGCGGAATCGCCGGCGGACAGGATTCGCCCGGCACCCGGCCCGACGGCGAAGGCGCCGGCGTCATCGCTCCAGCCGTAGACGGTGTACGTCGCCGGCCCGATGTGGAAATCGAGGCGCACCGGCCGTGCCGGCGGCACGATGCCGGCGACGCGATTCCCCGGGATATCCAGCAGTGCATGGATAGGGGCGATGGGCACCTGGATGACGAGCCGGCCGTTATCTGCCTCCAACACGTCGCCGGGCCAGATATCCGCGCCGAACTGCCCTTCGGCGCGGAAGACGCGCCCGTTCGCTGGGTTGGCCGCCACGGTCTTGACCTCCTTGACCGCGCCGGCGGCGGAGCGCAGGGTCATGGTGACGAGCCGGCCGGGTTCCGTCCACAGCTCCGCGTTGTCATAGGTCTGATGGACGGCGAGGCGCAGGGCGGACTGCAGGATGCCGATGCGGTGGCCGGCGGGATTGCTCTGTTCCACCAAGACGCGGTCGCCAGGCTGTAGGTCCAGACTGCCGGCGTAGTCCATGGTGAAGATGCCGGCGGCGTCGCTCTGGCCGGCGCGTTTATCCCAGTTCCCCAGCTCCGGCGGGTGCTCCACCCAGATGGACAGCTCGGCGTTCGGAAGCCCATGGGTGGTCAGGCGGTCGCCGAGCGGGTCAATGTCCACCGAGAGCGCGTCCACCGGGATTTCGATGGTCTGTCGGCCGTCGGAAAGGCGCACGCGGTCGCCGAACAGCACTTGGGCCGGCAGAACCGTCCAGGGCAGGTAGCTGTAGCGGTCCGCCAGGGCCATCTTTGTCGCCTTCAGCGTGCCGTCGGGGCCATGCAGGGTGATGGTCACGGGCGCGCTGTAGTCCAGCCCCACGCCGTAAACGGCGCTTTCGGTCTGGTTGATGGTGATCTGCGCGGCGTAATGGTCCACGAGCATCCAATCGCCGTCGGCGTTCTGCCACCAGACGCGGAAGCGGTCGCCGGCGCGTATGCGGACGATATCATCAAAGGGCACGCCATAGGCGCCGCCGGCGTCGGCCTGCGCCGATTTCTGGTACAGGGTTTCCTCGCCAGTGAAGGGATCGCGGCGGATGATCTCGGCCAGCACCACGCTGGAGGCCGGCGCCTGGCCGGTCAGCAGGTTCTGGGTGGGGTCGGCGCGGGCTGAAAGCGGCGTGAGCCGCAGTTCCGCCCGCCGGCCGCGACAGCACTCGATGACGACCAAATCGCCGTCGCGCAGTCCGCTGGCCGGCCACCAATCCGCGAAGCCGGCGGGGTTGGCGTGCACGTTCGTGCTTTCTTTCAAGGCCCCGCTCCCGTCGTAGAGGGAGAGGGTCGCGTCGCTGTTGCGGTCGAACCAGCTCAGCACGCGCCCCTGGCGGGTGTTGGCGGCCAGCGCCGGTTGGCGGAACTTGAAGTAGTTGATATTGCCGTTGGCATCCGTGTAGTATAACGAACCGTCATCGCCGTCGCGCAGGTCATAGTCCGTCAGGAGTATCTCGGCATCGCCGGCGGCGTCCGTCTGGAAGTTCAGATAGACGCTCTCCGCCTGCTGGGTGGAGTACCAGCCGTACAGCCGGGCGGAGGGTGGCCCATGTACGAGGAGCCGATCGGTGTCAATCTCCACTTGGGCGGTGAAATCCAGCACCTCTACGGTAGTGGTGACGGTCTGGCCGGCGACGCGCACCCTCTGGCCAGGCATGACGTCGTGATCGAAATACGTCTCGAAACTGCCGGTGTTCTCGTGGGCCAGGACGGCGCGCTCCTCCAGCAAGGCGCCGGCGGCGTCCAGCAGTGCCACCCGCAGTTCCTCGCCGGGATCCGCGGCACCCTCCACCCGGTCGTAGTATTGGTCCACCAGCACGTGCCGCGGGCGGACATATATCTCAGTGGCGCTGAAATTGTCGCCGACGGCGACCCAAAGCTCGTCGCCGGCCTGCAGGTCCACGATATCGCCGAAGGTGATGCGGAAACTGCCGGCGGTGTCGGCCGTGGCGTGCCGCACGTACCACTCCACGCCGGCCGGCCCGGGGTGGCTGACGACGACGCGCACGCGCCGGCCGGCAGGCGCATGTCCGCTGACCGTGTCCGTTGCGAGGTTCACGCTGGCGTCCAGGGCCAGCACCGGCGCCGTGACAGCCTGCGTGGTGGTGACCACTACCCGATCGCCGGGGATGATGTCCGCCGGCGTCCCTTCCCCGAAGATGAGGATGTAGCCGCCGTCCGTGAGGTTCGTGGTGGCGCTGGCCAGGCCCTTCAGCTCGCCGGCCGCGGAGTACAGCGCGCCCTCGACGATGAGGCCGGGCGCATCATACCCGACCACCTCATCATACTGCGGGCGAACCTTGGGCCCCGGGGCAAAGGCGTTCTTTTCCATCCAGAGGTCGCCGGCGGCGAAGATGACGCGCGCCATATCCGCCGGCAGGATATCCACGCGGCCGGCGAAGCTGACGCTGTAGGCGCCGGCGAAATTGGAGGTCAGCGTGAGCTGTTGTCCCTGCACTGTGACGAACACCTGCGTATAGGGCAGTGCGGTGCCGAGGACCCGGTCCGTGGGGATATCGAGGGTGGTGGTCATGGGCGGGACCACGGCGCGGAAGGTCTCTGCGCCGGTGGTGATGAGCACCTCGTCGCCGGCGCGGATGTCGGCCGGCTGTGCACCGGTCCCCTTGATGCCGCCGGCGTAAAAGGCGCCCTGGAAGAATCCCTTGCCGTCGGCATCCACCAGATCATGGCCCTTTTCCTGTTTGGCCGGGTCCAGCAACTGCATGGACACCGCGGCGCGGGCGCCAACAGTGCCATATACCCGGTTGTATGTCTCAGCCACGTAGATCTCGTGGAACGATGCCGGCGCCATCCCTCCCGACGGCGGTGGCACGGCCGGCAGGCGCGGCGGGGTGAGGGGGGCTTCCTCGGCCGGGGGTCCGGAAAGCTGGCCGGCCGGCATGCCCCATACGGCGAGCAAGACTGCCAGGACCAGCAGGACAGCGACGCCCACTGCCAGCAATCCACGCCGAACAAGGTCACTGCGTCCGTTCATTTGTCACTTCCTTTCTGGTAACTGCGCGAGCACCGGCAGGTGCGGTCATTCCTCTTCCCAGGCCGGCGTGAAAAAGCGCAGGACGCGCCCCGGCACACCGACGACCACCGCGTTGGCCGGCACATCCTCCACGATCATCGCCTGTCCGCCGATGACCGCGCCGCTCCCGATGGTCACGCCCTGACGGGTGGCTGCGCCGATGCCGAAATCCACTCCATCACCGAGCCGGCTTCCGCCGGCGAGGAGGGCGCCCGGGGCCAGCGTGCAGTATGCGCCGAGCTGGACATCATGTCCGATGAAGCACAGGTTGTTGATAACGGTAAAATCCCCGATGCTGGCGCGGTTTTCCACCACACAGCCGGCCAGGATCACCACTCCCAGGCCCAACCGTGCCCGGGAGGAAAGGTGGACGGCCGGGTGGACCAGCGAGGTGAAATGCAGGCCGCGGCGGAGCGCTTCCTGGACCATATGCCGGCGGCTGCGCGGGGCACCGATGGCGGCGATGAGAGGGATATCCCGCCGGCCGGGCGCCTCATCGAACCAATCCAGCCCGCCCAGCACAGGGAGATCGTCGATCTCCTGCCCCCACAGCGCGGTATCCGCGTCGATGTAGCCGATAGGTTGGATATCCTGGCCGGCGCGCTGACAGGCCTCAATGCCGTCCAGGACCTCGCGCGCCAATCCGCCGGCGCCCAGCAGAATCACCTTGCTCATACCTTCCCGTCGTCCGAAGGGGTCTCGGCCGGCTCCAGCCGGGATATCTCATCGCCAATGCCGGCATCGTCCACGCCGCGCGCCGTGAGGACGGCCGGCAGGGTCCGCAGGAGGATGACCAGGTCCAGCCAGAGGGACCAGTGCTCCACGTACCATATATCATACTCGATGCGCTCGGGCCAGGTCAAGGACTTGCGGCCGTGAATCTGGGCCCAGCCGGTCACCCCCGGCAGGACCAGCAGACGGCCCTTCTGCCGGGGGGTATAGCGCAGTACCTGGTACGGCAGGGTGGGGCGCGGCCCGACAAAGCTCATCTCGCCCTTCAGGATGTTGATGAGCTGGGGCAGTTCATCCAGGCTGAGCTTGCGCAGGAGCCTGCCGACTCGGGTGATGCGGGGGTCATCCGCGCGTGTGTGTACCCCCAGACCGATTTGCTCGGCGTTCACCACCATGGTGCGGAACTTATAGATGCGGAAGAGCCGGCCGTCCTTGCCGACGCGCATCTGGCGGAAGAAGACCGGCCCGGGCGAATCCAGCCGGATCAGCAGAGCGATGAGCGCGAACAGCGGCAGGAGGATGAGCAGGCCGATGAACGCCAGGATGCGGTCAAAGATGGCCTTGACGAGCCGGCCGGCCGCTCCGCCGGCGGCGCGCACCGGCACGTTGTCCATGGTGACGATGTATTCGCCCTCGCGCATTTCCGTCATTTCCACAATCCCTTCGCCTGCAGGATATCTCGGTAGCCCTCTTCCAGGCGCTGAAAGACCAGCCGCTCGTCGAATTCCTGTTGGACGCGCTGTCGGCCGGCCTCCCCCATCCTGCGCCGCAGATCCGCGTCGCCGGCCAGCCGGCGCAGGGCCTCCGCCAGCGCGCCGGCGTCCGCCGGCGGCACCAGCAGGCCGGTCTCGCCGTCCACCACCAGCTCGCGACAGCCGCGGATATCGGAGGCGATGACCGGCAGTTCCATGGCCATGGCCTCCAGGATGGAGCGCGGCATGCCTTCGGAGAGGGAGGGCAGGACGTATATATCGGCGCCGGCCAGCAGGCGGGGAATATCCTCGCGATAGCCGGCAAAGACCACATGGCGTTCCAGGCCGGCGTCCCGCACGAATCCCCGCAGGGATTCCTCCAGCGGCCCGTCTCCCACCAGCAGGACGCGCAGGCGCTCGCGCTCCTCCCCCATCTTTTCCAGCGCCCGGAGCAGGTAGATATGGCCCTTGCGCTCGATCATAAAGGCGACCATGAGGGCGACAATGTAATCCCCGTCGCCGAAGAATGTCTGGCGCAGAAACTGGCGCTCCCAGGGCCGGTCCCAGCGTGTGATGTCGAACGCGCTCAGGTCAATGCCGTTGCCCAGGTAGCGAACGCGCGCCGGCGGCATCATGCCGCTGGCCAGCACGTACTCGTAATCCTCACGGCTCTGCAGGAAAAGCAGGTCCGTCCAGCCGGCGGCCAGGCGTTCCAACCCTTCGAAGAGCCGGCGCTGGAGGGGCGGCATGTTCTCATGGAAGAAGAAGCCGTGCGCCGTGTGGGCGACCACCGGCACGCCGGCCAGACGCCCTGCCAGCCGCCCGACGAAGCCGGCCTTGGAGGTGTGCGTGTGCACCAGGTCATAGCGCCGGCGGCGGAACAGGCGCGCCAGTTCGATGGCGGAGCGCAGGTCGCGCCATGGCTCGATGCGGCGCGAGATGGAGACATTGTGCACCACGAAGCCGGCCTGACGCAGTGCCGGGGTGTGAGGGCCGGCGCTGGCGATCATCTCCACCTCATGGCCGCGCGCCAGCAAATAGCGCACCTGCGGCAGTAACAGCGCCTTCAGGGTGATGTCCACGGTGGCGACATGGGCGATGCGCATGGTGTGCGTTCCCTCAAAACTGGTCGTAGAGGTCCAGCAGACGCTCGGCGGTCTGTCGGATGTGGTACGCTTCTTCCACCCGCCGGCGGGCCTGCAGGCCCAGACGCCGGCGCTCGTCCGCCGGCATGTCCATCAGCAGGGCCATGGCGTGGGCCAGCGCGTTCGGGTCGGCCGGCGGCACCAGCAGGCCCTCTTCCCCATGGCGCACCACCTCGGGGATGGCGCCGACCCGCGTGACGACGGCCGGCTTGTAACAGGCCATGGCCTCCAGCAGGGCCATGGGCAGGGCCTCCCATTTCGACGCCAGCACGAAGGCGTCGCTGGCCGTCATCAGCACCGGCGCATCGGAGCGCGCCCCGAAGAAGGTCACCCAGGGGGTCAGCTCCAGCGCGCCGGCCAGCTCCTCCAGCGCCGGGCGCAGGGGCCCGTCGCCGACGATGAGCAGGCGGAAGCGCCGGCCGGCGTCGGCCAGCAGGCGCGCCGCCCGCAGCAGATGGGGCAGGCCCTTGGGCGGGGCCAGCCGGCCGACCGTGACGAAGGCGAAATCGTCGGGGGAAAGCCCCCAGGCCGCCCGCTGGGCCGGCACATCCACCACCGGCGGGAAATCCTCGACGGCGATGCCGTTGGGGATGACCGTGACCCGCCCCGGGTCATATCCCGTCCAGTCCACGAAGCGCGCCTTCGCAATTTCCGCCACCGCCACCACATGGTCGAACTGCTTCGCCAGCCAGCGGTCGAACGGCCGCATAATGGCCATTCCGCGCCGGCGGTTCCAGATGCTGTGCTCGGTGTAGATGAGGGGCCGGCGGCGTCCCATGCGGTTGGCCAGCGCGGCGTAAAGGTTGGCGTAAAACAGGTGGCAGTGGATGATGTCCGGCTGTTCGCGCTGTAGGACGTCCCGCAGGCGCCAAACGGCGCGCAGGTCATAGGGCACGGAGACGCCCAGCTCGTAGACCGGCATGCCCATGGCCTCGATCATGGGCATGAACTGGCCGCCGGGCAGGACTGCGGCGACGGCAAACTGATAGCGGGATTGGCCGCGCCACTGCCGCAGGAGGTAAGCCAGCACCGATTGGGCGCCGCCGACCCGCAAAGAGGCGATGACGTGCAGGACCTTACGCGGCATGGAGCGCCTCCTCGAAGATGGCGAGGGTCTTCTGGGCTACGGCGTGCCAGGTATAGCCGGCCAACGCGCCGGCATATCCCCGCTGGCCCATCTCCTCCGCCTTGTCCGGATGCTCCAGCAAATAGCGTGCCGCCGCGGCGAAGGCCGCCGGCGTTTCCTCCTCGATGATCAGCCCGCAGTCCCATTCCCGGATGATCTCCGCCAGGTTGGGCACCTGGCCGGCCAGCACCGGCCGCGCACAGCCCAGATAGGCCCACAGCTTGAGCGGGCTGGCGCCGACGCGCCGGGCGTTGCGGTCGGCGCGCAGTTGGGCCACGCCGCACTCCGCCGCGGCAATGTACCATGCGGCGCGCTCCGCCGGCACCTCGCCGGCGAAGATGACGCGTGCGCCGATGCCCAGTTCCTCGCACCAGCGCATCATCTGCGGCCGGGCCACCCCCTCGCCGACCACCAGCAGGTCCACGTCCGGCACCTGGCCGGCCAGCTCCGCAAACCCCTGCGCCAACAGGTCCAGGCTGTGCCGCGGCGTGAGCTGGGAGACGAAGGCGATGTAGCGCCGGCGTGCATCCAGCCCCAAATAGCGTTTCGCCTCCTCTTTGGGCCGCGGGAAGAAGACCGCTGGGTCGAGGCCGTTGGACACCACCCGACAGCGCGCCGGCTCCACGCCGTGCTCGTGCACCAGCAGGTCGCGCAGTTGGGGGGTCACCGGCAGGAGCCGCCACGCCAACCGATAGGACCATCGTTCGATGATGCGGTTCAGGCGCGCCAGCCGCCGGCGCCATTCCCCCTGCCATTCCAGCTCGCCCGACTTGTCCTCGTTGACCTCCACGGCCGCCGGCCGGCCGAGGAGCCGCGCCAGCACCAGATGGGGCAGGAGCAGATGCCCGCGCAGATATACCACCTGCGGACGATAGCGGAGCACAGCGCCCAGGAACCACCAGGGGCTGAGCAGGTGCCAGATGAAGGTCCATTTGCGGATGTCCCGGCCGGTAGGGACGTAAATGGTCTGGAAGGGCAGGGGTGTGCTCGCCGGCAGTATGCCCGGCAGGATGCATCGCACCTCTGCTCCGGAGCGGGCCAGCTCGGAATACAGGCCGATCACATGGGCGGAAGCGCCGTCGTGCCGGCCCAGCGGTACCTGCGCAAGCCCCAGGATGCGCATGCTCATCTTACGCCCCCTCATCCAGCAGGGCGCCGGCCTCGG
It includes:
- a CDS encoding acetyltransferase, translating into MSKVILLGAGGLAREVLDGIEACQRAGQDIQPIGYIDADTALWGQEIDDLPVLGGLDWFDEAPGRRDIPLIAAIGAPRSRRHMVQEALRRGLHFTSLVHPAVHLSSRARLGLGVVILAGCVVENRASIGDFTVINNLCFIGHDVQLGAYCTLAPGALLAGGSRLGDGVDFGIGAATRQGVTIGSGAVIGGQAMIVEDVPANAVVVGVPGRVLRFFTPAWEEE
- a CDS encoding sugar transferase, which produces MDNVPVRAAGGAAGRLVKAIFDRILAFIGLLILLPLFALIALLIRLDSPGPVFFRQMRVGKDGRLFRIYKFRTMVVNAEQIGLGVHTRADDPRITRVGRLLRKLSLDELPQLINILKGEMSFVGPRPTLPYQVLRYTPRQKGRLLVLPGVTGWAQIHGRKSLTWPERIEYDIWYVEHWSLWLDLVILLRTLPAVLTARGVDDAGIGDEISRLEPAETPSDDGKV
- a CDS encoding glycosyltransferase family 4 protein, encoding MRIAHVATVDITLKALLLPQVRYLLARGHEVEMIASAGPHTPALRQAGFVVHNVSISRRIEPWRDLRSAIELARLFRRRRYDLVHTHTSKAGFVGRLAGRLAGVPVVAHTAHGFFFHENMPPLQRRLFEGLERLAAGWTDLLFLQSREDYEYVLASGMMPPARVRYLGNGIDLSAFDITRWDRPWERQFLRQTFFGDGDYIVALMVAFMIERKGHIYLLRALEKMGEERERLRVLLVGDGPLEESLRGFVRDAGLERHVVFAGYREDIPRLLAGADIYVLPSLSEGMPRSILEAMAMELPVIASDIRGCRELVVDGETGLLVPPADAGALAEALRRLAGDADLRRRMGEAGRQRVQQEFDERLVFQRLEEGYRDILQAKGLWK
- a CDS encoding glycosyltransferase; its protein translation is MPRKVLHVIASLRVGGAQSVLAYLLRQWRGQSRYQFAVAAVLPGGQFMPMIEAMGMPVYELGVSVPYDLRAVWRLRDVLQREQPDIIHCHLFYANLYAALANRMGRRRPLIYTEHSIWNRRRGMAIMRPFDRWLAKQFDHVVAVAEIAKARFVDWTGYDPGRVTVIPNGIAVEDFPPVVDVPAQRAAWGLSPDDFAFVTVGRLAPPKGLPHLLRAARLLADAGRRFRLLIVGDGPLRPALEELAGALELTPWVTFFGARSDAPVLMTASDAFVLASKWEALPMALLEAMACYKPAVVTRVGAIPEVVRHGEEGLLVPPADPNALAHAMALLMDMPADERRRLGLQARRRVEEAYHIRQTAERLLDLYDQF
- a CDS encoding glycosyltransferase translates to MSMRILGLAQVPLGRHDGASAHVIGLYSELARSGAEVRCILPGILPASTPLPFQTIYVPTGRDIRKWTFIWHLLSPWWFLGAVLRYRPQVVYLRGHLLLPHLVLARLLGRPAAVEVNEDKSGELEWQGEWRRRLARLNRIIERWSYRLAWRLLPVTPQLRDLLVHEHGVEPARCRVVSNGLDPAVFFPRPKEEAKRYLGLDARRRYIAFVSQLTPRHSLDLLAQGFAELAGQVPDVDLLVVGEGVARPQMMRWCEELGIGARVIFAGEVPAERAAWYIAAAECGVAQLRADRNARRVGASPLKLWAYLGCARPVLAGQVPNLAEIIREWDCGLIIEEETPAAFAAAARYLLEHPDKAEEMGQRGYAGALAGYTWHAVAQKTLAIFEEALHAA